Proteins encoded together in one Lysobacterales bacterium window:
- the dapD gene encoding 2,3,4,5-tetrahydropyridine-2,6-dicarboxylate N-succinyltransferase, giving the protein MTRELQERIDAAFERRMLLTEAEIEAEVRPAVDTVIAALDTGVLRVAEPGEGGWVVHQWLKKAVLLSFRIEHNRVMPGAPSPFFDKVPLRYEGFDEAAFRAGGVRVVPGAIVRRGAYLARDVVLMPSFVNIGAHIGAGTMVDTWATVGSCAQIGANVHLSGGAGIGGVLEPLQAAPTIIEDDCFIGARSEVVEGVIVERGSVIGMGVFLGASTRIYDRESGEVHLGRVPVGSVVVSGSLPARDGSHSLYAAIIVKKVDAKTRAKTSLNELLRGIE; this is encoded by the coding sequence ATGACTCGCGAATTGCAGGAACGGATCGACGCCGCTTTCGAGCGGCGCATGCTGCTCACGGAGGCGGAGATCGAGGCCGAGGTACGCCCGGCGGTGGACACGGTGATCGCTGCCCTGGACACCGGCGTGCTGCGTGTTGCCGAACCAGGCGAGGGCGGCTGGGTCGTGCACCAGTGGCTCAAGAAGGCGGTGCTGCTGTCGTTTCGCATCGAGCACAACCGCGTGATGCCGGGTGCGCCGTCGCCGTTCTTCGACAAGGTGCCATTGCGCTACGAGGGTTTCGACGAAGCCGCGTTCCGCGCCGGCGGCGTGCGCGTGGTGCCGGGTGCGATCGTGCGTCGTGGCGCCTACCTCGCGCGCGACGTCGTGCTGATGCCGAGCTTCGTCAACATTGGCGCGCACATCGGTGCTGGCACCATGGTCGATACCTGGGCCACCGTTGGCTCCTGTGCGCAGATCGGCGCCAATGTGCACCTGTCCGGCGGCGCCGGCATCGGCGGCGTGCTCGAACCGCTGCAGGCCGCTCCGACGATCATCGAGGACGACTGTTTCATCGGCGCGCGTTCGGAAGTGGTCGAGGGCGTGATCGTCGAGCGCGGCTCGGTGATCGGCATGGGCGTGTTTCTCGGCGCCAGCACGCGCATCTACGATCGCGAGAGCGGCGAGGTCCACCTCGGGCGCGTACCCGTCGGCAGCGTCGTCGTCTCCGGCTCGCTGCCGGCCCGCGACGGTTCGCACAGCCTGTACGCGGCGATCATCGTCAAGAAGGTCGATGCGAAGACGCGTGCCAAAACCAGCCTCAACGAGCTGTTGCGCGGGATCGAGTGA
- the glnD gene encoding [protein-PII] uridylyltransferase has protein sequence MNDPRGAESAAPAAFVTSHWRERLRKEQFGDEASFALGTPAEQLIAARAARVDEALQAAYAAGLADAPGMVLAATGGYGRGELFPQSDIDLLLIIAEDDDARHVAIEHFLAAIWNIGLCVSHIARTPEQCLRIGAEDLSSATAMFESRYLAGDEALLTSTLAALDAQGVWPPQAFFAAKRDELRARHARFNDTSFNLEPNLKEGPGAIRDLDTLGWMARRCFGVSALSGYAAAGVCSDADQAALLAARAVLAKLRYGLHRAVQRREERLLFDHQRELAKLFGYADQHRENLAVEQLMQGFFRAASSVRRITQRLLLDWEERLASEPSPTIWFEDDFGLRRGRLAHRDPHRIAASMAGAMQVCHRLALTAAAEGLAPELAATIQQAVRGYAPEAERDDCVGAFRTILKQPLRAARVLRVMSELDLLGRLIPAFERVTGRMQYDMFHAYTVDQHTLRVLEHLARFADAATAAALPLAVEVRARLRKPELLLLAGLFHDIAKGRGGDHSELGERDAREFARWLGLSQADADLVAWLVRHHLDMSLTAQKQDVGDPTVVHRFASLVADWERLDYLYLLTVADISGTSPKLWNAWKDRLLADLYNATRYALRRGLEHPVHSRERVAEMLDQARDAMQAAGGDVAAAEWVWADYPEDSVLRFSPAQLAWQAQQILAQGGTAEARVAVRNDDSGGTELLVISPDRDGLFATITAVLDRMQVNVHDARIVTTRGQRVLDTFQILDAQGQRLTDPARIDDLCRRLAEELGKPELNLTPARRAWSRQQKHFQVPLQFEFSEREGGSRTQLALVCSDRPGLLAHVAQAFRACGVRVHDARIATFGERVEDFFVLSDEQDRALDAAATQALERTLGNELAPLR, from the coding sequence ATGAACGACCCGCGCGGCGCCGAATCCGCCGCGCCCGCGGCCTTTGTCACTTCGCACTGGCGCGAACGCCTGCGCAAGGAGCAATTCGGCGACGAGGCCAGCTTTGCGCTCGGCACTCCGGCCGAACAACTGATTGCGGCCCGTGCCGCTCGTGTCGACGAAGCGCTGCAGGCGGCGTATGCGGCCGGGCTGGCGGATGCGCCCGGCATGGTGCTCGCCGCCACCGGCGGCTATGGCCGCGGCGAGTTGTTTCCACAGTCGGACATCGACCTGTTGCTGATCATCGCCGAGGACGACGACGCTCGCCATGTCGCGATCGAACACTTCCTCGCAGCGATCTGGAACATCGGCCTCTGCGTCAGCCACATCGCGCGCACTCCCGAGCAATGCCTGCGCATCGGCGCCGAAGACCTGTCGTCGGCGACCGCGATGTTCGAGTCGCGCTATCTCGCCGGCGACGAAGCCCTGCTGACGAGCACGCTGGCAGCACTGGATGCGCAGGGCGTGTGGCCGCCGCAGGCGTTTTTCGCGGCCAAACGCGACGAACTGCGCGCGCGCCATGCGCGCTTCAACGACACTTCGTTCAACCTCGAGCCCAACCTGAAGGAAGGCCCGGGAGCAATCCGCGACCTCGACACGCTCGGCTGGATGGCGCGCCGCTGTTTTGGCGTCAGTGCACTCTCCGGGTACGCGGCCGCCGGAGTCTGCAGCGACGCCGATCAGGCCGCACTGCTTGCCGCGCGTGCGGTACTGGCGAAGTTGCGTTATGGCCTGCACCGCGCGGTGCAGCGGCGCGAGGAGCGGCTGCTGTTCGATCATCAGCGCGAACTGGCGAAACTGTTCGGTTATGCCGATCAGCATCGCGAGAACCTCGCCGTCGAGCAGTTGATGCAGGGCTTTTTCCGTGCCGCTTCGAGCGTGCGCCGCATCACCCAGCGGCTGCTGCTCGATTGGGAGGAACGGCTCGCTTCCGAGCCCTCGCCAACGATCTGGTTCGAGGACGACTTCGGTCTGCGCCGCGGACGCCTTGCGCATCGGGATCCGCACCGGATCGCCGCGAGCATGGCCGGTGCAATGCAGGTCTGCCATCGGCTGGCGTTGACCGCGGCGGCCGAGGGCTTGGCGCCGGAGCTTGCGGCCACGATCCAGCAGGCAGTGCGCGGCTATGCGCCCGAGGCCGAACGCGATGATTGCGTCGGTGCTTTCCGAACGATCCTCAAGCAACCGCTGCGTGCGGCGCGCGTGTTGCGCGTGATGTCCGAGCTGGATCTGCTCGGGCGCCTGATCCCCGCGTTCGAGCGCGTGACCGGGCGCATGCAGTACGACATGTTCCATGCCTACACCGTCGACCAGCACACGCTGCGCGTGCTCGAGCACCTGGCGCGTTTCGCCGATGCCGCCACCGCCGCGGCGCTGCCGCTCGCGGTCGAGGTGCGTGCACGCCTGCGCAAGCCGGAACTGCTGCTGCTCGCCGGCTTGTTCCACGACATTGCCAAGGGCCGTGGTGGCGACCACTCCGAACTTGGCGAGCGCGATGCGCGCGAGTTCGCGCGCTGGCTCGGCCTGTCGCAGGCGGATGCCGACCTGGTCGCGTGGCTGGTCCGCCACCATCTCGACATGTCGCTGACCGCTCAGAAGCAGGACGTTGGCGACCCCACGGTGGTGCACCGCTTCGCCTCCTTGGTGGCCGACTGGGAGCGGCTCGATTACCTCTATCTGCTCACGGTCGCCGACATTTCCGGAACCAGTCCCAAACTCTGGAACGCGTGGAAGGACCGCCTGCTCGCCGACCTCTACAACGCCACGCGCTATGCGTTGCGGCGCGGTCTTGAACATCCGGTGCATAGCCGTGAGCGCGTCGCCGAGATGCTGGATCAGGCGCGCGACGCGATGCAGGCCGCTGGCGGCGATGTGGCCGCTGCGGAATGGGTGTGGGCCGACTATCCCGAGGACAGCGTGCTGCGTTTTTCGCCGGCGCAGCTCGCGTGGCAGGCACAGCAGATCCTGGCGCAGGGTGGTACTGCCGAGGCTCGCGTTGCAGTGCGCAACGATGACAGCGGCGGCACCGAATTGCTGGTGATTTCTCCGGATCGCGACGGGCTGTTCGCGACCATCACTGCCGTGCTCGATCGCATGCAGGTCAACGTGCACGATGCGCGCATCGTCACCACGCGCGGCCAGCGCGTGCTCGATACCTTCCAGATTCTCGATGCCCAGGGCCAGCGGCTGACCGATCCGGCACGCATCGATGATCTCTGCCGGCGCCTCGCCGAAGAACTCGGCAAGCCGGAGCTGAACCTGACTCCGGCACGGCGTGCCTGGTCGCGCCAGCAGAAACACTTCCAGGTGCCGCTGCAGTTCGAGTTCAGCGAGCGCGAAGGCGGCAGTCGCACGCAGTTGGCGCTGGTCTGCTCGGATCGGCCCGGGCTGCTGGCGCATGTCGCGCAGGCGTTCCGCGCCTGCGGCGTGCGTGTACACGACGCGCGCATCGCCACGTTCGGCGAGCGCGTTGAAGACTTTTTCGTGCTCTCCGACGAACAGGATCGCGCGCTCGATGCCGCCGCGACCCAGGCGCTGGAACGCACCCTCGGCAACGAACTGGCGCCATTGAGATGA